In one Bosea sp. RAC05 genomic region, the following are encoded:
- the motA gene encoding flagellar motor stator protein MotA, with the protein MRLIVGTVIVFLCVFGGYAAMGGKLGVLWQPWEYVIILGAAIGAFVIGNQGPVLKAVPSMLGTIFKGPKYKQDCYVELLGMQYSLFKLAKQKGLLAVEPHIENPHDSTLFNAFPTFAANHHAVEFVCDYMRMLSLGADNVHEIEALMDEELETHHQEQERIVAAMQSIADGTPALGIVAAVLGVIKTMGSISEPPEVLGHLIGGALVGTFFGVFVAYGFFGPMASSLKGTYEAESKYFLSLRAGLLAYIAGQPPVMAVEFARKALMSDVRPTFSEVEAATANLPATV; encoded by the coding sequence ATGCGGCTGATCGTCGGCACAGTTATCGTCTTCCTCTGCGTCTTCGGCGGCTATGCGGCGATGGGTGGCAAGCTCGGCGTCCTCTGGCAGCCATGGGAATACGTCATCATTCTCGGCGCCGCGATCGGTGCCTTCGTCATCGGCAACCAGGGGCCGGTGCTCAAGGCCGTGCCCTCCATGCTCGGCACGATCTTCAAGGGACCCAAGTACAAGCAGGATTGCTATGTCGAGCTGCTGGGAATGCAGTATTCCCTGTTCAAGCTCGCGAAGCAGAAGGGCCTGCTCGCGGTCGAGCCGCACATCGAAAATCCCCACGACTCGACGCTGTTCAACGCGTTCCCGACCTTTGCGGCGAACCATCACGCCGTCGAGTTCGTCTGCGACTACATGCGCATGCTGTCGTTGGGCGCCGACAACGTCCACGAGATCGAGGCGCTCATGGACGAGGAACTGGAGACGCACCACCAGGAGCAGGAGCGGATCGTCGCGGCCATGCAGTCGATCGCCGACGGAACACCGGCGCTCGGCATCGTCGCAGCCGTGCTCGGCGTGATCAAGACGATGGGGTCGATCTCCGAGCCGCCGGAGGTGCTGGGGCATCTGATCGGCGGCGCGCTCGTCGGCACCTTTTTCGGCGTCTTCGTCGCCTATGGCTTCTTTGGTCCCATGGCATCCTCGCTGAAGGGCACCTACGAGGCGGAATCCAAGTACTTCCTGTCGCTCAGGGCGGGCCTCCTCGCCTACATCGCCGGGCAGCCGCCGGTGATGGCGGTGGAATTCGCCCGCAAGGCGCTCATGAGCGACGTCCGCCCGACCTTCAGCGAAGTGGAAGCCGCCACCGCCAATCTCCCCGCCACCGTCTGA
- a CDS encoding flagellar motor protein MotB, with translation MAKTDQPIIIKKVKKAAHGHHGGAWKIAYADFVTAMMAFFLLMWLISMTTKEQKIGLAEYFAPANVSPTTSGSGGVLMGTAIDKSGAKSSAPRDNAASTSGQEEGTRRTSAGRATERDVNRPASGVPANHSAAASIRQALQAMPEFAEISRNIVIEPSKDGLDVSLMDQDGRSMFPEGSVRPHDRTRLVLEALAPTLRRLPNRLAITGHTAAVRPGSARSGDPWSLTAGRALAVREILSGAGFPNDRFTSVVGRADTEPVFPDNPYLSPNRRVTITLINEAPPLPPSGLR, from the coding sequence ATGGCCAAGACTGACCAGCCGATCATCATCAAGAAGGTCAAGAAGGCCGCTCACGGGCACCATGGCGGGGCCTGGAAGATCGCCTATGCGGACTTCGTGACGGCCATGATGGCGTTCTTTCTGCTGATGTGGCTGATCAGCATGACGACGAAGGAGCAGAAGATCGGCCTGGCGGAATACTTCGCCCCCGCGAATGTGAGTCCGACCACCAGTGGCTCCGGCGGCGTCCTGATGGGCACCGCCATCGACAAGTCCGGCGCCAAATCGTCGGCGCCCCGCGACAACGCGGCGAGCACGAGCGGGCAGGAAGAGGGAACGCGCCGGACCAGCGCGGGCCGCGCCACCGAGCGCGACGTCAACCGCCCGGCCTCCGGCGTGCCGGCCAACCACAGCGCCGCGGCCAGCATCCGGCAGGCGCTCCAGGCCATGCCCGAATTCGCCGAGATCTCGCGCAACATCGTGATCGAGCCGAGCAAGGACGGGTTGGACGTGTCCCTCATGGACCAGGACGGCCGCTCCATGTTCCCCGAGGGCTCGGTCCGCCCGCATGACCGCACCCGTCTCGTGCTGGAGGCGCTCGCGCCCACCCTGCGCCGGCTGCCCAACCGCCTGGCCATCACCGGCCACACCGCCGCCGTGCGTCCGGGCTCGGCCCGGTCGGGCGACCCCTGGAGCCTCACCGCCGGGCGCGCGCTCGCCGTGCGCGAGATCCTGTCGGGCGCCGGGTTCCCCAACGACCGCTTCACCTCCGTGGTGGGACGCGCCGACACCGAGCCGGTCTTCCCCGACAATCCCTACCTCTCGCCGAACCGACGGGTGACGATCACGCTGATCAACGAGGCCCCGCCGCTGCCCCCGAGTGGCCTGCGCTGA
- a CDS encoding YggT family protein: MRAVLDVVLLALQIYTWLLIISAVLSWLIAFNVVNTRNQFVSTIWDMLYRITEPVLRPIRNRLPQMGGLDLSPIVLLLIIFFIERVIVLYLYPAVF; encoded by the coding sequence ATGCGTGCCGTTCTCGACGTGGTGTTGCTGGCCCTGCAGATCTACACATGGCTGCTGATCATTTCGGCCGTGCTGAGCTGGCTGATCGCCTTCAACGTCGTCAACACGCGCAACCAGTTCGTTTCGACGATCTGGGACATGCTCTACCGCATCACCGAGCCGGTCCTGCGCCCGATCCGCAACAGGCTGCCCCAGATGGGCGGGCTGGACCTCTCGCCGATCGTCCTGCTGCTGATCATCTTCTTCATCGAGCGCGTCATCGTCCTCTATCTCTACCCGGCCGTCTTCTGA
- a CDS encoding DUF167 family protein, translating to MTSAAGGLPWTATADGLRLSVRLTPRGGRDAIDGIEILSDGRPVLKARVRAAPSEGEANAALIALLARELGLPRSAVTLATGATARVKLLAIAGDPAALAARLEAAGGPR from the coding sequence GTGACGTCCGCGGCCGGGGGCCTGCCCTGGACCGCGACGGCCGACGGCCTGCGGCTGTCGGTGCGGCTGACGCCGCGCGGCGGGCGCGATGCCATCGACGGCATCGAGATCCTGTCCGACGGCCGGCCCGTGCTGAAGGCGCGGGTACGGGCCGCCCCGAGCGAGGGCGAGGCCAATGCCGCCCTGATCGCTTTGCTCGCCCGCGAACTGGGCCTTCCGCGCAGCGCGGTGACGCTCGCCACGGGGGCGACCGCGCGGGTCAAGCTGCTGGCGATCGCGGGCGATCCGGCCGCTCTGGCCGCCCGTCTCGAGGCCGCCGGCGGGCCCCGGTGA
- a CDS encoding carbonic anhydrase, which translates to METPASPFPERLTEGYRAFLDDRFDREKDRYEQLAETGQTPKIMLIGCCDSRVSPEVIFDARPGEMFVVRNVANLVPPFSPDDQLHGTSAALEYAVQALRVEHIVVLGHGRCGGIRAFADDAQGPLSSGDFIGKWITLIAPAAERTGGRGRHETLDGYVERLAFSSIQQSLANLRTFPCVQILESKGRLHLHGAYFAVATGVLMLLDPETGQFVPAIGELPRKAVPLRCD; encoded by the coding sequence ATGGAGACGCCCGCATCCCCCTTCCCCGAGCGGCTGACCGAAGGTTACCGCGCCTTTCTCGACGATCGCTTCGACCGCGAGAAGGACCGTTACGAACAGCTCGCCGAGACCGGCCAGACGCCGAAGATCATGCTGATCGGCTGCTGCGACTCGCGCGTCTCGCCGGAGGTGATCTTCGATGCGCGGCCCGGCGAGATGTTCGTCGTCCGCAACGTCGCCAATCTCGTGCCGCCCTTCTCGCCCGACGACCAGCTCCACGGCACCTCGGCGGCGCTCGAATACGCCGTCCAGGCGCTGAGGGTGGAACACATCGTCGTGCTCGGCCATGGCCGCTGCGGCGGCATCCGCGCCTTCGCCGACGACGCCCAGGGCCCGCTCTCCTCGGGCGATTTCATCGGCAAATGGATCACGCTGATCGCGCCGGCGGCCGAGCGCACCGGCGGGCGCGGCCGCCACGAGACGCTGGACGGCTATGTCGAGCGCCTCGCCTTTTCCTCGATCCAGCAATCGCTCGCCAATCTGCGCACCTTCCCCTGCGTGCAGATCCTCGAGAGCAAGGGCCGGCTGCACCTGCACGGCGCCTATTTCGCCGTCGCCACCGGCGTCCTGATGCTGCTCGATCCCGAGACCGGCCAGTTCGTCCCCGCGATCGGTGAACTCCCGCGCAAGGCCGTGCCGCTGCGCTGCGACTGA
- a CDS encoding HutD/Ves family protein, which translates to MMTTRLTPLPPESFRSKPWKNGGGITLDIADATAPGADPAGWEGMVWRLGRTAIVQPGPFSDLTGYERLQAVIVGSGLVLEGSSGAIDLRRPFTPVRYDGGLPLVSRLENGPVEVVNLIVDRALCSADLVVPMPGEVVALKPAIHILYAPGEAVTARCGGEAIAVPGGHALRIDTEGEIALTVEGGRALLATIRLR; encoded by the coding sequence ATGATGACGACGCGCCTGACACCGCTCCCGCCCGAGAGCTTCCGCAGCAAGCCCTGGAAGAATGGCGGCGGCATCACGCTCGACATCGCCGACGCGACCGCCCCCGGCGCCGACCCTGCCGGCTGGGAGGGCATGGTCTGGCGGCTCGGGCGGACGGCCATCGTCCAGCCCGGCCCGTTCTCCGACCTCACCGGCTATGAGCGGCTGCAGGCGGTGATCGTCGGCTCGGGCCTGGTGCTGGAGGGGTCTTCCGGCGCGATCGACCTGCGCCGGCCCTTCACGCCCGTGCGCTATGATGGCGGCCTTCCGCTGGTCAGCCGGCTGGAGAACGGGCCGGTCGAGGTCGTCAATCTGATCGTCGACCGGGCGCTGTGCAGCGCCGATCTCGTGGTGCCGATGCCGGGAGAGGTGGTGGCGCTGAAGCCCGCCATCCATATCCTCTACGCGCCGGGCGAGGCGGTGACGGCGCGTTGCGGCGGCGAGGCGATCGCCGTTCCCGGCGGGCACGCGCTGCGCATCGACACGGAGGGCGAGATCGCCCTGACGGTGGAGGGCGGTCGCGCCCTGCTGGCGACGATCCGGCTGCGCTAG
- a CDS encoding site-specific tyrosine recombinase XerD: protein MSRIAQARRNGFLDMLAAERGAARNTLDAYQRDIDDYLEFLGGRALEAATADDIRGWLADLSARGLKASSAARRLSAVRQFHRFLYTEGFASNDPTAAIQGPRLGRPLPKVISVADVERLIATAREACLREGLTPVARLRALRMRCLIEMLYATGLRVSELIALPLSAATTRERFLVVRGKGGKDRLVPLNEPAREAARLWLAALRESGASDGRWLFPAEGESGHLTRQAFGRDLKALGGAAGLSGAALSPHVLRHAFASHLLQNGADLRVVQELLGHSDIATTQIYTHVLDDRLKSLVRDLHPLADEA from the coding sequence ATGAGCCGGATCGCGCAGGCGCGGCGCAACGGCTTCCTCGACATGCTCGCCGCCGAGCGCGGCGCCGCCCGCAACACGCTCGACGCCTATCAGCGCGACATCGACGATTATCTCGAATTCCTCGGCGGGCGGGCGCTGGAGGCCGCGACGGCCGACGACATCCGTGGCTGGCTGGCCGATCTCTCGGCGCGGGGGCTGAAGGCCTCCTCCGCCGCGCGGCGGCTCTCGGCGGTGCGGCAGTTCCACCGTTTCCTCTACACCGAAGGCTTCGCCTCCAACGATCCGACCGCGGCGATCCAGGGGCCGCGGCTCGGACGGCCGCTGCCGAAGGTGATCTCGGTCGCCGATGTCGAACGGCTGATTGCCACCGCCCGGGAGGCCTGTCTGCGCGAGGGGCTGACGCCGGTTGCGCGGCTGCGGGCGCTGCGGATGCGCTGCCTGATCGAGATGCTCTACGCCACGGGCCTGCGCGTCTCGGAGTTGATCGCGCTGCCGCTCTCGGCGGCGACGACGCGCGAGCGCTTCCTGGTGGTGCGCGGCAAGGGCGGCAAGGACCGGCTGGTGCCGCTGAACGAGCCGGCGCGCGAGGCGGCGCGGCTCTGGCTGGCGGCGTTGCGCGAGAGCGGCGCGAGCGACGGCCGCTGGCTGTTTCCCGCCGAGGGCGAGAGCGGGCATCTCACCCGCCAGGCCTTCGGGCGCGATCTCAAGGCGCTGGGCGGGGCGGCGGGGCTGTCGGGCGCTGCCTTGAGCCCGCATGTGCTGCGCCACGCCTTCGCCAGCCACCTGCTCCAGAACGGCGCCGATCTGCGCGTCGTGCAGGAACTGCTGGGGCATTCCGACATCGCGACCACGCAGATCTACACCCACGTCCTCGACGACCGCCTGAAGAGCCTGGTGCGGGACCTCCACCCGCTGGCGGACGAAGCCTGA
- a CDS encoding histidine kinase — protein sequence MPTLFRFVAFLALLGGLVFGGMVALVTFVKPEPREMIEVVPPARLQPK from the coding sequence GTGCCGACGCTGTTCCGATTCGTCGCCTTCCTGGCCCTGCTCGGCGGACTCGTCTTCGGCGGCATGGTCGCGCTGGTCACCTTCGTCAAGCCGGAGCCGCGCGAGATGATCGAGGTCGTGCCGCCCGCGCGCCTGCAGCCGAAATGA
- a CDS encoding shikimate kinase, whose translation MTIVETLDQPRGEDIGPDPATLRAAIGPRAIVLVGMMGSGKSSVGRRLATRLGMPFVDADTEIETAAGMTIPEIFAQRGESEFRDGERRVISRILTTRAPLVLATGGGAFMNAETRARIAELGISIWLKAEPDVLMRRVRKRSNRPLLQTADPEATLRRMLAEREPVYALSDLTLLSRDDPHDVVVTAALAALDRHLHTPPDRKPAP comes from the coding sequence ATGACGATCGTCGAGACGCTCGACCAGCCACGAGGTGAGGATATCGGCCCGGACCCGGCGACCCTGCGGGCGGCCATCGGCCCGCGGGCGATCGTGCTCGTCGGCATGATGGGCTCCGGCAAGAGCTCGGTCGGGCGCCGGCTGGCGACGCGGCTGGGCATGCCCTTCGTCGATGCCGACACCGAGATCGAGACCGCCGCGGGCATGACGATCCCCGAGATCTTCGCGCAGCGCGGCGAGAGCGAGTTCCGCGATGGCGAGCGCCGCGTCATCAGTCGCATCCTGACGACGCGCGCGCCCCTCGTGCTCGCGACCGGCGGCGGCGCCTTCATGAACGCCGAGACCCGCGCGCGCATCGCCGAACTCGGCATCTCGATCTGGCTCAAGGCCGAGCCCGATGTGCTGATGCGCCGCGTCCGCAAGCGCTCCAACCGCCCCCTGCTGCAGACCGCCGATCCCGAGGCGACGCTGCGGCGGATGCTGGCCGAGCGCGAGCCGGTCTATGCGCTCTCCGACCTCACCCTGCTGTCGCGCGACGACCCCCATGACGTCGTGGTGACAGCGGCGCTGGCCGCGCTCGACCGGCATCTGCACACCCCTCCCGACCGGAAGCCCGCACCATGA
- the aroB gene encoding 3-dehydroquinate synthase, whose amino-acid sequence MTTPAPTPGARITVPVALEGRAYDIHIGRHQLCEAAALIAAMAPGAKVAVVTDERVGPLHAPALEACLQQEGIGFTRITVPPGEATKSYAQFTALCDALLAARIERDDLVIALGGGVVGDLTGFAAAVLRRGVRFVQIPTTLLAQVDSSVGGKTGINSSHGKNLIGAFHQPALVIADTALLDTLSEREFKAGYAEVVKYGLIDDPAFFDWCEVNWSRIIEGGPERDHAVAVSCRAKAAIVARDEREEGDRALLNLGHTFAHALERLTHYDSTRLVHGEAVAIGLALAFRFSQRLGLCSGQDAIRVARHLDAVGLPSTLQQVPGGAGTAQEIVAAMGQDKKVRRGVLTFILARGIGQSFIAHGVAAEEVTAFIEAELAVNGQAH is encoded by the coding sequence ATGACCACCCCCGCCCCGACGCCCGGCGCCCGGATCACGGTTCCGGTCGCGCTGGAGGGCCGCGCCTACGACATCCATATCGGCCGCCACCAGCTCTGCGAGGCCGCCGCCCTGATCGCCGCGATGGCACCGGGCGCCAAGGTCGCTGTCGTCACCGACGAGCGCGTCGGCCCGCTCCATGCCCCGGCTCTGGAGGCCTGCCTGCAGCAGGAGGGCATCGGCTTCACCCGCATCACCGTGCCGCCGGGCGAGGCGACGAAGTCCTATGCCCAGTTCACCGCGCTCTGCGACGCGCTGCTCGCGGCCAGGATCGAGCGCGACGACCTCGTCATCGCGCTCGGTGGCGGCGTGGTGGGGGACCTCACCGGCTTTGCGGCGGCCGTGCTGCGGCGGGGCGTGCGCTTCGTGCAGATCCCGACGACGCTGCTGGCGCAGGTCGATTCCTCCGTCGGCGGCAAGACCGGCATCAATTCGAGCCATGGCAAGAACCTGATCGGCGCCTTCCACCAGCCCGCGCTGGTCATCGCCGACACCGCCCTTCTCGACACCCTCAGCGAGCGCGAGTTCAAGGCCGGCTATGCCGAGGTGGTGAAATACGGGCTGATCGACGACCCCGCCTTCTTCGACTGGTGCGAGGTCAACTGGAGCCGCATCATCGAAGGCGGCCCCGAGCGCGACCATGCGGTCGCCGTCTCCTGCCGCGCCAAGGCGGCCATCGTCGCCCGCGACGAGCGCGAGGAGGGCGACCGCGCATTGCTCAATCTCGGCCACACCTTCGCGCATGCGCTGGAGCGGCTGACGCACTACGACTCCACCCGCCTCGTCCATGGCGAGGCGGTGGCGATCGGGCTCGCACTCGCCTTCCGCTTCTCGCAGCGTCTGGGGCTCTGCTCCGGCCAGGACGCGATCCGCGTCGCGCGCCATCTCGACGCCGTCGGCCTGCCCTCGACGCTCCAGCAGGTGCCCGGCGGAGCCGGCACGGCGCAGGAGATCGTCGCGGCGATGGGCCAGGACAAGAAGGTCCGCCGCGGCGTCCTGACCTTCATCCTGGCGCGGGGCATCGGCCAGAGCTTCATCGCCCATGGCGTCGCGGCGGAGGAGGTGACGGCGTTCATCGAGGCGGAGTTAGCGGTCAACGGGCAGGCGCACTGA